One Mycolicibacterium fallax genomic window, CCAACGACTTCATCAACTCGCTGCGCGATGACCGCAAGGTGGCGTTCAAGCGCAGCTACCGCGACATCGACATCCTGCTGATCGACGACATCCAGTTCATCGAGGGCAAGGAAGGTATCCAGGAAGAGTTCTTCCACACCTTCAACACCCTGCACAACGCCAACAAGCAGATCGTCATCTCCTCGGACCGTCCGCCCAAGAAGCTGGCCACCCTGGAGGACCGGCTGCGGACCCGCTTCGAATGGGGTCTGATCACCGACGTTCAGCCGCCCGACATCGAAACCCGCATAGCCATCCTGCGGAAGAAGGCGCAGATGGAGCGCCTGGACGTGCCCGACGACGTGCTCGAACTCATCGCCACCAGCATCGAGCGCAATATCCGTGAGCTCGAGGGCGCGTTGATCCGGGTGACCGCGTTCGCCTCGCTGAACCGCACCCAGATCGACACCGCGCTGGCCGAGATCGTGTTGCGCGACCTGATCGCCGACGCCGGCACCATCCAGATCAGCATCGCCACGATCATGGCGGCCACCGCGGAGTACTTCGACACCACCGTGGAGGAACTGCGCGGACCGGGTAAGACCCGCTCGCTAGCCCAGTCCCGGCAGATCGCGATGTACCTGTGCCGTGAGCTCACCGACCTGTCGCTGCCGAAGATCGGCCAGGCATTCGGCCGCGACCACACCACGGTGATGTACGCGCAGAAGAAGATCCTCAAGGAGATGGCGGTTCGCCAGGAGATCTTCGATCACGTCAAGGAACTCACCACCCGGATCCGGCAGCGTTCCAAGCACTGAATCGCTCCAAGCCCTGAATCGCTGCACGCCCTCAGTGGCTCCACGCCCGGAATCGGCCGCAATTCCGCGACACACCCCCACGACACGCCC contains:
- the dnaA gene encoding chromosomal replication initiator protein DnaA, whose product is MTDDPAISFAVLWTDVVAELNGDDGTAPVLTPQQRAWLKLVRPLNFVEGFALLSVPSGFVQNEIERHLRSHIVDALSRRLGQPVELGVRIAPPDADDEDPAASPASEDLEEEVRDDDEVDNAHDNWPNHFAPDRSQIGSDASEANSLNRRYTFDTFVIGASNRFAHAAALAIAEAPARAYNPLFIWGESGLGKTHLLHAAGNYAQRLFPEMRVKYVSTEEFTNDFINSLRDDRKVAFKRSYRDIDILLIDDIQFIEGKEGIQEEFFHTFNTLHNANKQIVISSDRPPKKLATLEDRLRTRFEWGLITDVQPPDIETRIAILRKKAQMERLDVPDDVLELIATSIERNIRELEGALIRVTAFASLNRTQIDTALAEIVLRDLIADAGTIQISIATIMAATAEYFDTTVEELRGPGKTRSLAQSRQIAMYLCRELTDLSLPKIGQAFGRDHTTVMYAQKKILKEMAVRQEIFDHVKELTTRIRQRSKH